The Ornithodoros turicata isolate Travis chromosome 9, ASM3712646v1, whole genome shotgun sequence genome includes a region encoding these proteins:
- the LOC135369037 gene encoding multifunctional methyltransferase subunit TRM112-like protein, translating into MKLLTHNMMTSKCIKGVNVGFPLGIVAKETKEVSVDFNPEFVSRMIPKLDWDALYQAAETLGCADGIPKALSASYEQDQDFLKRAHHILFEVEVVTGELVCPETGRKFPITNGIPNMLLNEDEV; encoded by the exons ATGAAGCTCCTCACGCACAACATGATGACCTCAAAATGTATCAAAGGTGTAAACGTGGGTTTCCCTCTTGGAATCGTT GCGAAAGAAACAAAAGAGGTGTCGGTAGACTTCAACCCAGAGTTCGTAAGCCGTATGATACCGAAACTGGACTGGGATGCTCTGTACCAAGCAGCAGAAACT CTTGGATGCGCTGATGGCATCCCCAAAGCGCTGTCTGCAAGCTACGAGCAAGACCAAGATTTCCTTAAACGCGCACACCACATTCTGTTCGAG GTTGAAGTGGTCACCGGTGAGCTTGTGTGTCCAGAAACCGGACGGAAATTTCCCATCACCAACGGGATTCCAAACATGTTGCTGAATGAAGATGAAGTTTAA